The nucleotide window TCACGCGGTTTGCTTATTGAGGAGGGTCGTGACTGGTACTTCCTCGGGCAATGTTTGCTCGGCCAGTGTTGTGGACGGCAATTTATGATATGCCCACAGTCTTGCAGCTGGTTCGGCGCTGGCGTTGTTGTTCCAGTAATCATTGTTCCATTGGTTACCGTCATCATAACTTGGCGCAGGATCATGGAGAGGCCACATCGCGGCGCTCACTCTATCCACCCCATGCCAGAACCGGTTCCGCCAACTCTATAccccccctctttttccCACTCCTAGCTTGGATTCCTCTGACCAAAAGAGCAAGGGTCTCACCCAAAGCCACACACAGCCCCGTCCCTCATCTCGTCAAGTCCATCCCAGATCTGTGTACCCCGGTGGAAGAAGCTCCAGATAGCCTCAGCCTGGCAGCGATAACTCCCAAATCTCACCACCATTTTCCTAATCGGCAACTTTCTCCGTGGTTGAagcacccccccccccaaatgAACCCCCAAGGCTGACTTTTCTCCCAAGCCTCCACCTACCCAGCTCCTACACCGGCGGCTAAACAACCGTGCCAGCGATCTACTATTGACTTTTCGGACCGTCCCCAATAAACACCAAAACCCTGCCATGTCTCAGTTCGCCAGTTGTAGCTCCGTCAAAAACATCCGTAGGAATCTCATGAACCGGATTCCGATTCCTGGTGACCATAATCCGCCCATCTCCAACCAACGCCCGGGGCCCGTCGAGCAACACCTGCATTCTAGTGTCCTGATTCACAAGCGCACTCCCGCTTGCTGGCGAGATCCTGCATCAGTGATTGAAGAAGCGGCTTGCGCTTTTCCGGTCGAAAAAGGTTAGTTCCGCCGCCGAGGTGCTGTGGCCGTATCAGGgcgcgggagcgggagcgggagcgggagcgagCGAAGGCGCGTGCGCTGGTGTTGTCGAGCCAGAACGACATGGTGAGTTCGATTCTTGATTTGCATTGTCTTTGTTCGCAAGCAGTTATcaagggtgatgatggcgtcTTATCCTCTTGACAGACCCCTGGGTTCCAATCTCAATTCGAATGTCAGCTCCACTGAGCCACATGATCAAAATGTACTCGACGATGTTTCCCAGCGCGAAGAGTGTGGAATattggagaggagggataAACCAGCTGTCTTTACTTGAGAAAAAATTccaagaagttgaagaaggggtaGCGAAGTATACACCACCGAGCTCAGCCGTAACCAAGTTACCAAAACCAATAGCATGTTGGTGGGACTGCGGCAGCAGTGTAGTCGAGCGTGCCTGAGGTACTTTTATGCCGACATTGGATGTGTTGACGGCGATGCCTGCCTCGGCGGAAGTCAAAGAATGAAAGAGGGGTGTTTGAGCTCGACAGGCACACAACCTTAACGACAACAATCAAGTGAATTGGAAGGGCAAAAGAAGTGGATACTTGTCTCCCGGGCTAGAGCAGGCGAATGCTATAGGCATCCTACTCTTTTCTAGATATCGAATAGGAAGAGTCACCATGAAAGCTTGAAAGCCTGTTTACTTAAATATGCAACTTCGTAAGGTAAGCATCTGCAATAGCAAACATCTCTCATAGTAGTAGTCATGAGGCTTCGCCCTTTGAAGCCTGACTAGCCAAAGATGATAGCCGGCTGCAACACACATAGTTCTTGTCGATGCCTTTGCCACCAGAAACAGCGAATTCCGAGCCCATTCTACCGCTACACCTTTCATCAAGATTCAAGGTAACATGAGAACTTTTTGCGTCGAAAGCTCTCACCTCTACCGAAAGTTACAGGCTGCTTTTTCCACACGTCTTCTACCAAAAATGGGTGCCACGTCATATTGCAGGGACAGCAGCTCAACACGCCAGTCATTTAAGTTCTGGATGACCCGGTGAGATGATCATCGAAAATAGCATATTTCTTGACCAAGCTCATCAACGGGAGAATTACACCTTCGAGCGGTGGTTGAGGACTCTAACGAGGACAAACTGTGATCAGACCAAATCGATGAGGAAGGCACTGGAGGACAAAAGACCCCATTCAAAGCCATCATACTGTCAGAAGATTCGAGCTAGCATCATAAGTTAAAAGTATGTGGCTTGCCAGCTTGCTGATATTCAtatcttgtcttgtctcaCTGTCCCGATGGTCAACCAGGATGCGTCAAGGATCACAAAGCCGCCCCCCGTTACTTGGCATGTTCCAGCCAGCCAGATGTCAGAAAAGCCGGCGGCAGATGGTGAGCTGCAAAAACCCACCGTGAAGCATCGGGAGACGGTTTCAAAACCAAACGGATCTGGGTACTGATCAGCAACGGTTGCGCAAGCCGGAAGCCAAGCATTCCTTGAATCAACACGGACCAGCCATGACATCTGTGCCAGAGGCGGGGGAGACCGCAGGACGTTGTGGAATGGGCCGCCGGTTTCGAGCGCCGTCTTCCACAGCAAGCGCCGCCGAGCTGTCATCAACAAGTCGGTTTCGAAAAGTCTTTCCTCTGCTTCGGGAAGGCTGTCAGAAGCTTGTGTGTTGCAGCGAGACGCCGTTGGTTCCAAACGCCGCTCGTCCGTTGCGGTGGACTTTTAGCAGCTTGGCATATCACGTGAGAGGTTCCGCATTGGTGGAGATGTGTCGTGTTTGTGGAGACTGATGGCTGGTGCACTGTTTTTGTTATTTCGGGTACGAAGCCAACCCGGCCAATCTCACCGCAACATGCCGGCCGCTAATCCACTCCTGTCAGCTGTTGGAGGGCAATAATTCGATCCAAATTTCGTGTTCTTGTCGTTTGTTCTTGGAGAATATGAAGATATCGGAGGTCCAAGATATCGATGGGTTCTCGATGGTGATGCAATGCCAACCGGAATCAGGAGTTTCCAACCGCAACAGAAACTTGGAATAGCGCCCAGCTCGGGGAAGCTAGGACCAGTGGACTGACCACTCAATTGGATCGACTTTGGGACCTGCAGCAATCGCTGGTCCAATCCGGCATTGGCAGCCAAATGGCAGATCCGCGCGATATCCGGTTTCCAATGATGGCAGCGTGCTAGGGTGTAAGTGCCTAAAGAAGACACGGACAACTGGGCCAGACCGTCTGCTGCCAACCTCTGCCAACCTCTACCAACGACCATTGGCGCTTGGCGGTCTAATTAACGAGCGACAGACCACCCTTGGCCCACGCAATGCAGCTCTTGGATCGAGTCTTGGCCTGAGTCTTGGGGTGGCTATGCACCCCCTTTATCGAGGTTTCGGGATTCCGGGGGTGTGCCTGTTTTaatctccctctctcctGAAAATCCGCTTCCATCCCTCTCTTTTTGATCCGAAAAAAACATTCCAACAaacctcttccttctcagTCAATCGCTCATCGActgcttcttcacccccagGCCATTCCGCTCGTTTTGGTGGCCTTTTTCAACCACGCTATAcatttaattttttatccAAATAGACGCCCCTGAACCCGACTGTTTTCCATACAAACCACGATAGGATCCTGATATCgaattcaccaccacatcacgCCACAATGAAGACCACGACTGTTTTGTCCGCGCTCgcggctgccgctgctgtgAACGCTACCCCAACTGCCACTCTCCCCCTCAAGGCCCGCCAGACGGAGCTTGAGCCCATCACTGCCACCGGCAACGCCTTCtacaagggcaaggagagATTCTTCGTCCGCGGTATCGACTACCAGCCAGGTGGTGCTGCCGCCAATGTCGACCCTCTGGCCGATCCCAAGGTCTGCAAGCCCGACATCGAGAAGTTCAAGAAGCTcggcatcaacaccatccgtGTGTACTCGACCGACAACTCCAAGGACCACGATGAGTGCATGGAGGAGCTCGCCAAGGCCGGCATCTACGTCGTCCTTGatgccaacaaccccctgtACTCTATCAACCGTGACGACCCTCACACCTCGTACAACGCCATCTACCTCCAGAGCGTCTTCGCCACCATTGATGCCTTTGCCAAGtacaccaacaccatggcTTTCTTCTCTGGCAACGAGGTCATCCACGACcacgccaacaccaccctcactGCCCGCTACGTCAAGGCCACCGACCGTGACATGCGCCGCTACATCAAGGCTCGCAAGTACCGCAAGATCCTGGTCGGATACTCTGCCGCCGATGTAACCGAGAACCGTCTCCAGACTGCTGACTACTTCAACTGCGGTACCGATGAGGAGCGCAGCGACTTCTTCGCCTTCGTGAGTTGACCGATTTGACCGGGCCCGAGGCCGTCACACTAACATGATGCAGAACGATTACTCTTGGTGCACTAGCAACTTCGTCGAGTCCGGCTGGGATCAGAAGGTCAAGAACTTCACCGGCTATGGTCTTCCCATCTTCCTGTCCGAGTACGGCTGCAACCACAACGTCCGTGACTTTGGAGAGCTCGAGTCCCTCATGCACCCCAACATGACCAGCGTCTACTCCGGTGGTCTCATGTACGAGTACTCCCAGGAGCCCAACGAGTATGGTATCGTCAAGATTGAGGGTGGCGACGAGGGCAACGGTTTCGACCAGACTGGCAAGCGCACTGAGTTGCAGCCCGAGTTCAACAACCTGGTCAAGGCCATGAAGGCTTTCCCCGCCCCCAAGGGTCTTGCCGGCGCCAGCACCGAGAACAAGGCTTCCAAGTGCCCTGAGAACAACGACCACTGGATCGTCAGCACCGTCCTTCCCGAGATTCCCGAGGAGGCCCTTCAGTACTTCGAGAACGGTGCTGGCAAGGGCCCCGGCCTTAACGGCAAGGGCTCCCAGTGGGCTGGCCACGTCGCTTCCAAGAGCCCCGAGTTCCCCGATGGAGATGCCCAGGGCAGCACTGGCGGCTCTGGCTCCGATGACAACGAGAACGCTGCTCCCCGCGGCGCTGCCTCGATCCTCTTTGTCTCCGGCCTCGTTGCTCTCGTCGCCGGTGTCATTTCCCTGTAAATAACGCCATGTTTTGGGTGTtgctttgtttttttgtttttggacaTAGGATACAGTTGAAGCGCTTGTGCTCTTTTTGGATAAAAAATGGGATGTTTTTTTGACAAGGTTTTTTTCTCTGGGTTCTTACATGAGCGCATTATGAACAGGTAATACCCGGGACATTTTGGTATCTGTTTCAGAGGCGGGTTTTTCGGCTGTACATGTTTGATAAAATACATGAATGTGATTTAATGCTAATCGTACCTACATTACGCTTCTCGCTCGTGCCTACTCCTGTTGTCGAAACTTGCTTCTCATTGCAGCAATCTGGGAATTGAGGGACTATCACGTGGACTTGCTCATTTCTCGTCCTACCTCTGTCGTCTTCAATTCCAGGTTGTGGCCCAACCGACTCCCAGCCTGTCACATTGCGATTCAGCACACCTTCAAGGCCAGGACAGCCCTATCAGATCTTGTCATGGCGACACAGATGCTACTCGTCTTCAGAAGCATACAGCAGCTTGGGCAATTACCCCGCTGGCACCCGACTGTGGGCCTCACATAGGTATGGTTGTCCATAAAACACTGATACAGGACACTAGCAGACGCAAACCCCTTTCTGATTTTACATTACGCGCGACCACCCAAAACAGTCCTCAACCATCATCGAACACATACACCATGGCTTCACAGAGCCCCCAATATCAACACTTTGTTCCTCAGTTCCTCCTTCGTAACTTCTCTCACCCCTACAAGCCAGATGGACCAACCAAAGGCCGCAAATTCCAAAAGGGGATGTTCCCAAAAGACAAAGTCGTTCGGCACGTTGATTTCGCGGTTGATCCGCCTGTTATTTGTGAGAGTCCCGTCAACCGGATCTTGGGACTGGTCAACATGTACGACAACCCGAACAAGCCAACCGCTTTGCAACGAGAGGTCGAGATCCTGTTCTCCAAACTTGAACATCAAGCTAGCCAGATCTTCCGCAAGATAAGCAAGGCTTTCGAGCAGAAAAGTACCGTGGTTTCAATGTCACGAGCTGAACGCGATCTCTTGCGCAagttcctcttcctcctcatgtACCGGAACAGAGGGTTTCATACCCGCTTCAACCATGCCACGCCCGACGGGTACAACGAGGATGATAAGGAGCTTGTGCGCGAGTACATGCGCAAGAACAATATCATCACGCCACTGGATGTATGGCTCGACGGGATCAAGACCATCATCGAGCTCCCTATGGACCCGGAAACGAAGTGGctgggggtgttgatgggcAAGATGTACCCTCAAGACGCCATGTGGTTCTGGTTACACGTTGAGTTCTCCTACATGGCTATTCTCACCCCTGCAGAGGATGGCGACGAGTTTATTCTGACCGACAACGCGTATGCGATATTCGAAGGCCCCAGTACTTCTGCGCTGGATGCGGAGACGCAGGAAGTCATTGATACTGATTATCTTCCCCTTCATACATTTGCACCTATTTCACCCAAGCTCTTGATCGTGCTCCGAGCCGACATATTTCCCGATCCCCTGGAAGACGCTGATGAGCGTGTTAGGGAGGCGCGGAAACTTAAGCGATTAGCATGTCGTGCACCCTTGGAATCCCCAGGCTCGGAGAAGGTTCGCTCATTGCTGGCGGACCTTCCCATCTCAAAAGCTCGAAACAACTACACGGTGATCGTTGATAGCCGACTTGAATTCAAAGCCGGGCAGCCTCCTAAAAGAAGTCAAACAGACAGATTCGACTTCACCATCTTCCCTGTCAAACAAAACCACGTCAACATGATCAACGGGATTCTTTTGGACAGTTGTGCCCCTTGTACAAGCATCGTGTTTGAGTCTCGTGACGCCTTTGCCCGCACACTCGAGTGGTATCTCACTGCACCTTGCAGCATGGGCAAAGTGTTGAGTGGGAAACACAGGGAGATCCGCCGCCGGGCTTTGTTCAAGTTGGAAGCAATCTCCCGAGCCTTGGGTTCGCAAAAGGAAACCAAGTGGGTagatggagaagaagttgTGATGGACAATATCGAGCAGCGGCGAGCAGAGAACCTTGACAAGCAACGCAATCTTGTGCGGCTCATGAAGGCAGATCTTGACGGTCTATACGAAGGAGTTCACAGGCAGGCAAGCAAATATGGAAGGCCATTCAGATCGAAGTCTTATCACCCATACTTTCTCCTGGGTAAGTCTTCCATGTCTACGCTGCATTGGTCGACGCTCACGGTGTCTAACAAACTATCTCATACACAGGTGGCTCATGGTATACAGCAGAGGAGGACTTTGTACAGGCTAACTTGATACGAAGATTCAGAATCAAGATTGACCT belongs to Podospora bellae-mahoneyi strain CBS 112042 chromosome 6, whole genome shotgun sequence and includes:
- the GAS5_2 gene encoding 1,3-beta-glucanosyltransferase (EggNog:ENOG503NYHJ; COG:G; CAZy:GH72), whose amino-acid sequence is MKTTTVLSALAAAAAVNATPTATLPLKARQTELEPITATGNAFYKGKERFFVRGIDYQPGGAAANVDPLADPKVCKPDIEKFKKLGINTIRVYSTDNSKDHDECMEELAKAGIYVVLDANNPLYSINRDDPHTSYNAIYLQSVFATIDAFAKYTNTMAFFSGNEVIHDHANTTLTARYVKATDRDMRRYIKARKYRKILVGYSAADVTENRLQTADYFNCGTDEERSDFFAFNDYSWCTSNFVESGWDQKVKNFTGYGLPIFLSEYGCNHNVRDFGELESLMHPNMTSVYSGGLMYEYSQEPNEYGIVKIEGGDEGNGFDQTGKRTELQPEFNNLVKAMKAFPAPKGLAGASTENKASKCPENNDHWIVSTVLPEIPEEALQYFENGAGKGPGLNGKGSQWAGHVASKSPEFPDGDAQGSTGGSGSDDNENAAPRGAASILFVSGLVALVAGVISL
- a CDS encoding hypothetical protein (EggNog:ENOG503NX74; COG:S); amino-acid sequence: MVVHKTLIQDTSRRKPLSDFTLRATTQNSPQPSSNTYTMASQSPQYQHFVPQFLLRNFSHPYKPDGPTKGRKFQKGMFPKDKVVRHVDFAVDPPVICESPVNRILGLVNMYDNPNKPTALQREVEILFSKLEHQASQIFRKISKAFEQKSTVVSMSRAERDLLRKFLFLLMYRNRGFHTRFNHATPDGYNEDDKELVREYMRKNNIITPLDVWLDGIKTIIELPMDPETKWLGVLMGKMYPQDAMWFWLHVEFSYMAILTPAEDGDEFILTDNAYAIFEGPSTSALDAETQEVIDTDYLPLHTFAPISPKLLIVLRADIFPDPLEDADERVREARKLKRLACRAPLESPGSEKVRSLLADLPISKARNNYTVIVDSRLEFKAGQPPKRSQTDRFDFTIFPVKQNHVNMINGILLDSCAPCTSIVFESRDAFARTLEWYLTAPCSMGKVLSGKHREIRRRALFKLEAISRALGSQKETKWVDGEEVVMDNIEQRRAENLDKQRNLVRLMKADLDGLYEGVHRQASKYGRPFRSKSYHPYFLLGGSWYTAEEDFVQANLIRRFRIKIDLWSKGMVDEVIRQRNRNLIETAYLRLPPRRVWLLIKLIRLMLLAGPNKPVDLKLAKSEFEGPEDTIARVHHLVTPEVLNDLLWRTHINDMYSRRNHGVDIWARQNGGWDPAAWEMPFLHHIRGSIRNCGIPAIEKFGLEVPGSPTPACTIDTFRDMRPTDIRKIIVELNVRKLAELEFDSLFDNQVEGHDLLMKFKRLFFQLSYPTPPYTWLLEMAVRAGVL